The following proteins are co-located in the Larus michahellis chromosome 9, bLarMic1.1, whole genome shotgun sequence genome:
- the FES gene encoding tyrosine-protein kinase Fes/Fps isoform X1 translates to MDHSGGEEEPWAPAGPDPWCEAAGGAAGLGAAQQWQSRVPAVAPCTGTGREGRKRRKSRNGCMVSTGFPVPPQEPELHQVQTAPAPAPGGRQRQPRGGDLEAHTALQPPPARDGGAMGFGPELWCPQGHSALLRLQDSELRLLELMKKWMSQRAKSDREYAGMLHHMFSQLEKQEGPGQLRAGDHGGQIGESWWVLASRTETLSQILRRHAEELVAGPLAKLSLLIRDKQQLRKAFSEQWQQLSQEYARTTQQEMEKLKAQYRSLARDSAQAKRKYQEASKDKERDKAKEKYVRSLWKLYALHNQYVLAVQAATLHHHHHYQRALPSLHQSLYSLQQEMVLILKEILGEYYSISSLVQEDVLAVHQEIAGAIQAIDPDTEYSGFIQSHRYGSEVPPAVSFDESLLEETESLAPGELQLNELTIESVQHSLTSVEEELAAATEAVGSKEQRVWELQAEIRGEEQGRSPGERVHLLGKRQGLQEAQQQLEGCLCTQAKLQAQRDLLAGKLAELGAGEPLPALPLQEDRQSVSSVEQERSGATALETLKNHISGITKYLLPPPVPLIPEVQKPLCQQAWYHGAIPRSEVQELLSCSGDFLVRESQGKQEYVLSVLWDGQPRHFIIQAADNTYRLEGEGFPTIPLLIEHLLQSQQPITRKSGIVLARAVPKDKWVLNHEDVLLGERIGRGNFGEVFSGRLRADNTPVAVKSCRETLPPELKAKFLQEARILKQYNHPNIVRLIGVCTQKQPIYIVMELVQGGDFLSFLRSEGSHLRVKELIKMTENAAAGMEYLESKHCIHRDLAARNCLVTEKNTLKISDFGMSREEEDGVYASTGGMKQIPVKWTAPEALNYGRYSSESDVWSFGILLWEAFSLGAVPYANLSNQQMREAVEQGMRLDPPEQCPEEVYRLMQRCWEYDPRKRPSFSAIHQDLIAIRKRHR, encoded by the exons ATGGACCACAGCGGGGGTGAGGAAGAGCCCTGGGCTCCTGCAGGGCCGGATCCTTGGTGCGAGGCAGCCggaggggcagcggggctgggggctgcccagcaATGGCAGAGCCGTGTGCCGGCGGTGGCCCCGTGCACGGGgactggcagggaggggaggaagcgcAGGAAATCTCGCAATGGCTGTATGGTCAGCACCGGGTTTCCTGTTCCTCCCCAGGAGCCGGAGCTGCACCAGGTCCAGActgcgccggccccggccccaggaGGACGCCAGcgccagccccgcggcggggacCTCGAGGCACACACAG ctctgcagcctcctcccGCCCGGGACGGCGGTGCCATGGGCTTCGGGCCGGAGCTGTGGTGCCCGCAGGGGCACAGCGCGCTGCTGCGGCTGCAGGACAGCGAGCTGCGCCTCCTGGAGCTGATGAAGAAGTGGATGTCGCAGCGCGCCAAGAGCGACCGGGAGTACGCGGGGATGCTGCACCACATGTTCTCCCAGCTGGAGAAGCAGGAGGGCCCCGGGCAGCTCCGCGCCGGCGACCACGGTGGCCAAATCGGGGAG TCCTGGTGGGTGCTGGCGAGCCGGACGGAGACACTGAGCCAGATTCTGCGGCGGCACGCGGAGGAGCTGGTGGCGGGGCCACTGGCCAAGCTGAGCCTGCTCATCCGTGACAAGCAGCAGCTCCGCAAGGCCTTCAGCGAGCAgtggcagcagctcagccaggaATACGCGCGG ACCACGCAGCAGGAGATGGAGAAGCTGAAGGCGCAGTACCGCAGCCTGGCACGCGACAGCGCCCAGGCCAAGCGCAAGTACCAGGAGGCCAGCAAAG ACAAGGAGCGGGACAAGGCAAAGGAGAAGTACGTGCGCAGCCTCTGGAAGCTCTACGCCCTGCACAACCAGTACGTGCTGGCTGTGCAGGCAGCCActctgcaccaccaccaccactaccaGCGGGCACTGCCCagcctccaccagtccctctacAGCCTGCAGCAGGAGATGGTCCTCATCCT GAAGGAAATCCTCGGGGAGTACTACAGCATCAGCAGCCTGGTGCAGGAGGACGTGCTGGCCGTGCACCAGGAGATCGCTGGTGCCATCCAGGCCATCGACCCTGACACCGAGTACAGCGGCTTCATCCAGAGCCACAG GTATGGCTCCGAAGTGCCACCGGCTGTGTCCTTTGAcgagagcttgctggaggagactgAGAGCCTGGCGCCAGGGGAGCTGCAGCTGAACGAACTGACCATCGAGAGCGTCCAGCACTC CCTGACGTCGGTCGAGGAGGAGCTGGCGGCCGCCACAGAGGCCGTGGGCAGCAAGGAGCAGCGGGTGTGGGAGCTGCAGGCGGAGATCCGGGGCGAGGAGCAGGGCCGGAGCCCCGGGGAGCG ggTGCACTTGCTGGGCAagcggcaggggctgcaggaggcacagcagcagctggagggctgCCTCTGCACCCAGGCCAAGCTGCAGGCGCAGCGGGACCTGCTGGCTGGGAAGCTGGCGGAGCTGGGCGCTGGGGagcccctgcccgccctgcctctGCAGGAGGACCGGCAGTCCGTCTCCTCCGTG GAGCAGGAGCGGAGTGGGGCCACAGCGCTGGAGACCCTCAAGAACCACATCTCGGGCATCACCAAGTACTTG ctgcccccccccgtgcccctgATCCCGGAGGTGCAGAAGCCGCTGTGCCAGCAGGCCTGGTACCACGGGGCCATCCCGCGCTCAGAagtgcaggagctgctgagctgcagcggGGACTTCCTGGTGCGGGAGAGCCAGGGCAAGCAGGAGTACGTGCTCAGCGTGCTGTGGGACGGGCAGCCCCGCCACTTCATCATCCAGGCTGCCGAC aaCACGTACCGGCTGGAGGGGGAAGGCTTCCCCACCATCCCGCTGCTCATCGAGCAcctcctgcagagccagcagcccaTCACCCGGAAGAGCGGGATCGTTCTGGCCAGGGCCGTCCCCAAG GACAAATGGGTGCTCAACCACGAGGACGTGCTGCTGGGGGAGCGCATCGGCCGG GGTAACTTTGGAGAGGTGTTCAGCGGCCGCCTGCGTGCTGACAACACCCCCGTGGCTGTGAAATCCTGCCGGGAAACCCTCCCGCCTGAGCTGAAGGCCAAGTTCCTGCAGGAAGCCAG GATCCTCAAGCAATACAACCACCCCAACATCGTCCGGCTCATCGGCGTCTGCACCCAGAAGCAGCCCATTTACATTGTCATGGAGCTCGTGCAGG GGGGGGACTTCCTGAGCTTCCTGCGCAGCGAGGGGTCCCACTTGCGGGTGAAGGAGCTGATCAAGATGACGGAGAACGCTGCTGCCGGCATGGAGTACCTGGAGAGCAAGCACTGCATCCACAG GGACCTGGCTGCTCGTAACTGCCTGGTGACGGAGAAGAACACCCTGAAGATCAGTGACTTTGGGATGtcgcgggaggaggaggatggtgtcTACGCCTCCACGGGGGGGATGAAGCAGATCCCTGTCAAGTGGACCGCCCCCGAAGCACTCAATTATG GCCGATACAGCTCTGAGAGCGATGTCTGGAGCTTCGGGATCCTGCTGTGGGAAGCCTTCAGCCTGGGTGCCGTCCCCTACGCCAACCTCAGCAACCAGCAGATGCGAGAGGCGGTGGAGCAGG gcaTGCGGCTGGACCCCCCCGAGCAGTGCCCCGAGGAGGTGTACCGGCTGATGCAGCGGTGCTGGGAGTACGACCCCCGCAAGCGGCCCAGCTTCAGCGCCATCCACCAGGACCTCATCGCCATCCGCAAGAGGCACCGGTGA
- the FES gene encoding tyrosine-protein kinase Fes/Fps isoform X2, whose amino-acid sequence MDHSGGEEEPWAPAGPDPWCEAAGGAAGLGAAQQWQSRVPAVAPCTGTGREGRKRRKSRNGCMVSTGFPVPPQEPELHQVQTAPAPAPGGRQRQPRGGDLEAHTALQPPPARDGGAMGFGPELWCPQGHSALLRLQDSELRLLELMKKWMSQRAKSDREYAGMLHHMFSQLEKQEGPGQLRAGDHGGQIGESWWVLASRTETLSQILRRHAEELVAGPLAKLSLLIRDKQQLRKAFSEQWQQLSQEYARTTQQEMEKLKAQYRSLARDSAQAKRKYQEASKDKERDKAKEKYVRSLWKLYALHNQYVLAVQAATLHHHHHYQRALPSLHQSLYSLQQEMVLILKEILGEYYSISSLVQEDVLAVHQEIAGAIQAIDPDTEYSGFIQSHRYGSEVPPAVSFDESLLEETESLAPGELQLNELTIESVQHSLTSVEEELAAATEAVGSKEQRVWELQAEIRGEEQGRSPGERVHLLGKRQGLQEAQQQLEGCLCTQAKLQAQRDLLAGKLAELGAGEPLPALPLQEDRQSVSSVEQERSGATALETLKNHISGITKYLLPPPVPLIPEVQKPLCQQAWYHGAIPRSEVQELLSCSGDFLVRESQGKQEYVLSVLWDGQPRHFIIQAADDKWVLNHEDVLLGERIGRGNFGEVFSGRLRADNTPVAVKSCRETLPPELKAKFLQEARILKQYNHPNIVRLIGVCTQKQPIYIVMELVQGGDFLSFLRSEGSHLRVKELIKMTENAAAGMEYLESKHCIHRDLAARNCLVTEKNTLKISDFGMSREEEDGVYASTGGMKQIPVKWTAPEALNYGRYSSESDVWSFGILLWEAFSLGAVPYANLSNQQMREAVEQGMRLDPPEQCPEEVYRLMQRCWEYDPRKRPSFSAIHQDLIAIRKRHR is encoded by the exons ATGGACCACAGCGGGGGTGAGGAAGAGCCCTGGGCTCCTGCAGGGCCGGATCCTTGGTGCGAGGCAGCCggaggggcagcggggctgggggctgcccagcaATGGCAGAGCCGTGTGCCGGCGGTGGCCCCGTGCACGGGgactggcagggaggggaggaagcgcAGGAAATCTCGCAATGGCTGTATGGTCAGCACCGGGTTTCCTGTTCCTCCCCAGGAGCCGGAGCTGCACCAGGTCCAGActgcgccggccccggccccaggaGGACGCCAGcgccagccccgcggcggggacCTCGAGGCACACACAG ctctgcagcctcctcccGCCCGGGACGGCGGTGCCATGGGCTTCGGGCCGGAGCTGTGGTGCCCGCAGGGGCACAGCGCGCTGCTGCGGCTGCAGGACAGCGAGCTGCGCCTCCTGGAGCTGATGAAGAAGTGGATGTCGCAGCGCGCCAAGAGCGACCGGGAGTACGCGGGGATGCTGCACCACATGTTCTCCCAGCTGGAGAAGCAGGAGGGCCCCGGGCAGCTCCGCGCCGGCGACCACGGTGGCCAAATCGGGGAG TCCTGGTGGGTGCTGGCGAGCCGGACGGAGACACTGAGCCAGATTCTGCGGCGGCACGCGGAGGAGCTGGTGGCGGGGCCACTGGCCAAGCTGAGCCTGCTCATCCGTGACAAGCAGCAGCTCCGCAAGGCCTTCAGCGAGCAgtggcagcagctcagccaggaATACGCGCGG ACCACGCAGCAGGAGATGGAGAAGCTGAAGGCGCAGTACCGCAGCCTGGCACGCGACAGCGCCCAGGCCAAGCGCAAGTACCAGGAGGCCAGCAAAG ACAAGGAGCGGGACAAGGCAAAGGAGAAGTACGTGCGCAGCCTCTGGAAGCTCTACGCCCTGCACAACCAGTACGTGCTGGCTGTGCAGGCAGCCActctgcaccaccaccaccactaccaGCGGGCACTGCCCagcctccaccagtccctctacAGCCTGCAGCAGGAGATGGTCCTCATCCT GAAGGAAATCCTCGGGGAGTACTACAGCATCAGCAGCCTGGTGCAGGAGGACGTGCTGGCCGTGCACCAGGAGATCGCTGGTGCCATCCAGGCCATCGACCCTGACACCGAGTACAGCGGCTTCATCCAGAGCCACAG GTATGGCTCCGAAGTGCCACCGGCTGTGTCCTTTGAcgagagcttgctggaggagactgAGAGCCTGGCGCCAGGGGAGCTGCAGCTGAACGAACTGACCATCGAGAGCGTCCAGCACTC CCTGACGTCGGTCGAGGAGGAGCTGGCGGCCGCCACAGAGGCCGTGGGCAGCAAGGAGCAGCGGGTGTGGGAGCTGCAGGCGGAGATCCGGGGCGAGGAGCAGGGCCGGAGCCCCGGGGAGCG ggTGCACTTGCTGGGCAagcggcaggggctgcaggaggcacagcagcagctggagggctgCCTCTGCACCCAGGCCAAGCTGCAGGCGCAGCGGGACCTGCTGGCTGGGAAGCTGGCGGAGCTGGGCGCTGGGGagcccctgcccgccctgcctctGCAGGAGGACCGGCAGTCCGTCTCCTCCGTG GAGCAGGAGCGGAGTGGGGCCACAGCGCTGGAGACCCTCAAGAACCACATCTCGGGCATCACCAAGTACTTG ctgcccccccccgtgcccctgATCCCGGAGGTGCAGAAGCCGCTGTGCCAGCAGGCCTGGTACCACGGGGCCATCCCGCGCTCAGAagtgcaggagctgctgagctgcagcggGGACTTCCTGGTGCGGGAGAGCCAGGGCAAGCAGGAGTACGTGCTCAGCGTGCTGTGGGACGGGCAGCCCCGCCACTTCATCATCCAGGCTGCCGAC GACAAATGGGTGCTCAACCACGAGGACGTGCTGCTGGGGGAGCGCATCGGCCGG GGTAACTTTGGAGAGGTGTTCAGCGGCCGCCTGCGTGCTGACAACACCCCCGTGGCTGTGAAATCCTGCCGGGAAACCCTCCCGCCTGAGCTGAAGGCCAAGTTCCTGCAGGAAGCCAG GATCCTCAAGCAATACAACCACCCCAACATCGTCCGGCTCATCGGCGTCTGCACCCAGAAGCAGCCCATTTACATTGTCATGGAGCTCGTGCAGG GGGGGGACTTCCTGAGCTTCCTGCGCAGCGAGGGGTCCCACTTGCGGGTGAAGGAGCTGATCAAGATGACGGAGAACGCTGCTGCCGGCATGGAGTACCTGGAGAGCAAGCACTGCATCCACAG GGACCTGGCTGCTCGTAACTGCCTGGTGACGGAGAAGAACACCCTGAAGATCAGTGACTTTGGGATGtcgcgggaggaggaggatggtgtcTACGCCTCCACGGGGGGGATGAAGCAGATCCCTGTCAAGTGGACCGCCCCCGAAGCACTCAATTATG GCCGATACAGCTCTGAGAGCGATGTCTGGAGCTTCGGGATCCTGCTGTGGGAAGCCTTCAGCCTGGGTGCCGTCCCCTACGCCAACCTCAGCAACCAGCAGATGCGAGAGGCGGTGGAGCAGG gcaTGCGGCTGGACCCCCCCGAGCAGTGCCCCGAGGAGGTGTACCGGCTGATGCAGCGGTGCTGGGAGTACGACCCCCGCAAGCGGCCCAGCTTCAGCGCCATCCACCAGGACCTCATCGCCATCCGCAAGAGGCACCGGTGA